The Mariprofundus ferrinatatus DNA window CATCGGTCAGTGAAGCGGTATTGCGTGTTGATTCCCTCGGCCGCGTGCTCTCGGCAAACCACAGGGCAACTGAACTGTTCAGAATAGACAGGGGGCCGGAGCTTCCACAGTCGATGCTCGTGTTTATACGCGATCCGGACTGGTACCGGGCATTTTCAAAAGCGTTGAAAGAGCAGCAGAATGAGATGCCGCTACCCGATATCGAAGCAGGCAACCGGGTTCTTGCACCAAGGCTCGCCTTTCTGGGTAGGGATCAGGCCTTGCTGCTTTGCATGGATGTGACAGAAAGGAACAGGCAGGAGAAACAGCAGCGACAGTTTCTCTCAAACCTGAAGCACGATCTGAAAACGCCGCTCACTTCGCTGCTTGGTTATGCACGCAGTCTTGAAAGCTTCGGGCATGATGCCGAGTTCAGGATGGAGGCATCCAAAGTGATTGCCGATGAGGCGAAGTATGTGAATCAGCTTCTCGACTCCCTGCTGACACTGGATCAGATCGAATTTGCGCACCGTCACGATATGATCGCTTCAGATCCGATAGCTGTATTCCACAGGGTAAAGGATCTGCTCGCACCGCGTTTGCTGGCCAGACAGCTTTCAGTTGAACTGAGTGCAGATGAAGCGATGAGGCCGGTACTGATTGCCGAGCACGATTTCGAAAGGGTGCTGATCAATGTCATGGAGAATGCCCAGCGCTACTCCCCGGAAGGGAGCGTAATCCGTATCGAGATGTCGATGCTCGGAGAGAATGTTGTAATTTCGGTTGTGGATCAGGGCCCGGGCATTCCGGAAAAGGATATTCATCGGGTCACTGAACGTTTTTACCGGGTAGATCAGGCTCGAAGGCGATTGAAAGATGGAGGGCACGGGCTGGGATTGGCAATCGTCAAGGAGATGCTGGAGGTGCATGATGGCAAGCTGGAGCTGGCCAATATCGCTCCTCAAGGTCTCTCCGTGAAGATCACTCTGCCAACAGAGCCTGATAATGTGGAGTAGTCAGAGGGCGTTATAAACCCTGTTGCGCCCCTCCTCTTTGGCCTTGTACATCGCATCATCCACCTTGATCAGCATCTGATCAATCTCCTCCTGAAGCGTGGTGTATACACCGATGCTGACTGTGTAAGAGATCGTTTTATCTCCAGCTGTAACGCATTGGCACGATTCCATGCTGTTTCGGATACGCTCTGCAATGACGGCCGCATCATTGTTTTCCGTATTCGGCATGACCACCAGAAACTCCTCGCCTCCATAACGCA harbors:
- a CDS encoding sensor histidine kinase, whose product is MRSELDEYKAEVAALKETSGGLHASLIDRGRRLDVLLASVSEAVLRVDSLGRVLSANHRATELFRIDRGPELPQSMLVFIRDPDWYRAFSKALKEQQNEMPLPDIEAGNRVLAPRLAFLGRDQALLLCMDVTERNRQEKQQRQFLSNLKHDLKTPLTSLLGYARSLESFGHDAEFRMEASKVIADEAKYVNQLLDSLLTLDQIEFAHRHDMIASDPIAVFHRVKDLLAPRLLARQLSVELSADEAMRPVLIAEHDFERVLINVMENAQRYSPEGSVIRIEMSMLGENVVISVVDQGPGIPEKDIHRVTERFYRVDQARRRLKDGGHGLGLAIVKEMLEVHDGKLELANIAPQGLSVKITLPTEPDNVE